AACGGCTGTAAGTAAAGTTTTTGACGCCCAAAATCCCATCCCAATTTGCATTATTTTAGAAGGGTTAATTTGATTTTCATTTTTAGTGTCCATAATTGCGTTGTTTTGTTTAATATAGATTAATTAATTCTGGCTAACGGACTTGGATATGAAAATAGGGACTTTACTATTAACTTTTTTTAATTATACTGACAATAAATTTATAAAATTCATTTTCGTTTAAGCACTTAAATCACTTTTTTTTATTGTAAAAACACTATTCTTTCGTCACTTTGAGTATTAACTCTCCTTTTAACTTATAATGTTCAGCAGTTTTGTCATACCTTTTTAATACTTCCTTTGCATTATCAGGTATATATGCTTTTTTATAATTTTCTCCTGCAAATTTTTTTACGGATTCTAGAGAGTCAAACCTAAGAACCAGAAAAAACTCCATTTCAGCGTCGATTTGCCTCGTCGAAATACTAACTTTTTCTAATCCATCCACTCCTTTCTTTTTTACTGATGGAAATATCTCATTAATAAGCATATCTTCATAAATAGGAGCATTTTCTATGGTAGTCCATCCTTTCCAGGTTCTTATTATTTTTGATTTCTTACCCATTATTTTTTTACATTTAATAGTTTTAATTGTATTTTTCTTCCTACTCGAATAATAATGTTAATAATTTCTTCAATGTCTTTTTGTGTTGTTCTAAAATTAACAATGCAAGCTCTTAAACAATACTTCTTATTTACAATGGCGTTGGATAGAAAGACTTCACCCTCTTTCTGCAATTGATTTACTAATTGTTGATTTAGTATATTCAAATATTCGTTATCTTCCTCACAGTTCGGTGGAATATATCTAAAAGTTGTAATGCTTAAATTTTGAGATACCGCCTCTAATTCTTTATGGTTATCTGCAAGCTGAAATAGTTGTTTTGATAATTCTATATCTTCATGAATTAATTTTTCATAACCACATCTGCCTACTTGTTGTAAAGTTAACCAAACTTTTAAAGCCCTAAAGCCACGCGAATTTTGCAACCCATACTCATAAAAGTTTTCAGCGATCTCGGTTTTGCTTTTGCTAAAGTTATAATATTCAGGATGTGAGCTGTAGGTATCTATTAGGTGTTGAGGGTTTTTAACCAAAGTACAACCCGCTTCAAGTGGACTGTATAACCACTTATGTGGGTCAAGAGCTAGGGAATCAGCTTCTGAAATTCCATCAAATAAGTCTTTTTTGTATTTGGGAATAACGGCTGCCGGCAAACCATAAGCACCATCAATATGAAACCATAAATCATAAGCTTTGCAAATAGTTGAAATACCTTCCAAGTTATCTACAACACCAGTACTTACGTCTCCAGCTGTACCTATTACCATTATGGGTTGGCAACCATTTTCTATATCTTTTTTAATCGTTTCTTCTAGAATTTTATTATTCATTCTATTTGAAGAATCAGTTTTAATCCAACGAACAGATTTTGTACCTAAACCAAATAATATAGAAGCTTTATCAATCCAAGTATGTGTGGTTTTAGAACAATAAACAGTTAACTTTTTAGATATATCTGAAAGCCCATCTTCTTTTATACTTTTAGGTGCTTTGGCTGTTCGTGCAGCTAAAAATGCAGTAAAATTGGCCATATTTCCACCGCTAACTAAAATTCCTCCATAGTTTGAGGAAAGGCCAATAAATTCAGCTAACCACTGAACTGTTTGTTTTTCAATTTCAGTAGCTATAGGGCTTAAAATGTGGGCACCAACGTTTGGATTAATAGTTGATGCCAATAATTCACCTAAGGCTCCAATTGGCGAAGCAGATGAAGTTATATATCCCATAAATTTAGGATGCCCATTCAACAACGAATGGTTAAGTAATAAATCCGTTGCTCTAGTTATTAGTTCTGTTGAGGATATACCATTTTCAGGTAAAGGAGAGCTTCCTAATATATCTTGTAATTGACTTGGAGTTTCATTTGTTGTAACAGGTTTTTTGTCAATGTTATAGATAAAATCAGAAATGTTATCTATTAATTGGTGTCCAATTTTCCGAAACTCTTCTCTGTTTATTTCAATGGAATTAATTCTATTTTCTTTCAAAATATAAGGTTGTCCTAATGTGTTATCATCATGTTTGTTTATGAGTAGTAGCGATTTTGTTTTGTTGCAGCACGTTATTCAACTTTTTTTAAAGGTGAGTGATGTTCATGCACCATTTTCCACCCATCGTTAGTTTTAACAAATAATAACGTTATTTGATCGTTTACTATCACTAAATCTTCATCAAATTTTAAATGGAAATCAGAATGAAAAGTTACATTTGCTACATTGCCATAAACGGCTATTTGTAAATCTTTTGCATCAAATTTAATAACTTCTGAAACAGAACCGAATACATTCCGTTCATGAGCTTCATTAGCTTTATCACCATTACGCGGTTCTCCATTTTTAAATTCTGTAAATTTTGGACCATAAGCGTGGAAAGAAATAAGTTTGTCTAAATCTTTATCCTTGATGCTTTGTGCGATCGCACCAAATGTTTCCATTACTTCTTGTTTAGCTTCAGGGAATTCATCATTTATTAAGTCTTCTTGAGCATTGCAGCTGGTAAAGAACAGACCTAAAGTGATGAAAAGTGTAAAGGTTAATTTTGATTTCATAATGTAATACTTATTTAAATTAATACAACAAATATCACTTAAAGCAAATTCTCAGAACTTGCAAAAAAGTTCAAAAAACATTCTAAAAAGTCCAAAAGTGCGAGTTAGAATTAGAGTACTCTATTTTTAACCCGAAATTGAAGTGGGGTAATATCAAATTGTTCTTTAAAGGATTTGTTATAATGTGATGAATTTACGAATCCACATTCATAGCATATTTGGTTTATATTTAAACTACTTTCAATAAGAAGTTTTTTAGAATAATCAAGGCGTTTAGTTTTAATCCATTTAGAAGGTGTAGTATCATAAACAGCTTTAAAATCCCTCTTGAAAGTTGAAAGGCTTCTGCCACATAATTTAGCAAATTCTTCAACCTTTAAATTATATAAAAAATTTTCGGACATAACTGTTTCTAAATCAATACCTAATTTTTTGTTTTCTTTATTGTTCCTATTGAAATCTGTTCTATTGGGGCGAATCCCAGTAACAAATTCTTGTATTTCTGCTAAAATCGGATATGTATCTCCAGTCCAGAAAAGATGATCTTTTCCTTTAAATGTAACAAATTTAGAATTTGGTATTCGCTCGGCGATATATCTGCCTTCTTCAACTAGGATTTCGATATCTCCTTCCCTAAAAAGTAAAAGTGTTGGAGCTTTTATTGAATCTAAAATATTAGTCACATCAATGTGTGTACATTGTTTATGTAAAATCAAGGCAGCTTTTGGGCTTCCACCAGAACGCAAATAACTGGCTAGCCAATGCATGAATCCATTATCATGAGCAAGAGAAGGTACAAGTGTTCTCAATTCATCTAATTTACCATGTGCCCAATTGTTTTCAATTAATCTATTTGAAACTTCACGTTCTTCATCTGTTGGTGCCCATGGATAATCTTCAGAATATCTACGTTTAGCAAAAATTCCGAAACCAATGATGCCCAATGTCTTTCCTGGATAATTTAAAGAGAATAATAAACTTACTGAGCCTCCTTCTGAATGGCTAAATAAAAATGCTTTTTCTGATTTTGTAGCGTCCATTACTGCATTGATATCCTCCATTCGTTCTTCCATAGTAGAACACTCATCAGATCTGTCTGACAGCCCAGTACCTCTTTTGTCGAATATTATTAATCGTGAGAAGAATGTAAGTCTTGTTAAAAATGCAGCATATCTAGGTTCAGACCACATCATATCAATATTTGATACCCAACCAGGAATATAAATAATGTCTACAGGACCTTCTCCTATTACCTGATAGGCAATATTAAAAGCTCCGCTTTTTGTATAATTAGTTCTAGGTTTCAAAAGTAAAATATCAAAATCTCAAAATATATTGATTAAGCAGTCTGTTTTATTACGAACAACGTTTCTTATAAGAATAATGTGGTTTTGTTAGCGGGTTTTTTTCATATAACATCAGAGTAGACACGCATAAGCTTTGGGTTATGTGCTAAAACATACATTGTTTTATACTGTATAGGCAGATGGTATTGTTATTTAACAATATTTTTGACTTCCCAAAAAGTGATTTCTGGTGGTCCAGCTATGAAGTTTTTGGAATTGGCCATGAACTCTTGCAAATGTGCAGTATTCATATGCTCGGTATTATAATAATCCTGATCTTTCCATTCTTCGTAGAGTAAGATATTTGTGTTGTCGGTGGGGTCAACATGAAGTTTTATTGAGATAAAATTTGGCTCTTCTTTAACTTTTTCAAAAAGATTAATTAATGCTGAAACCGCATGACCCCCTTTGTCTGGTTGGGCTTTAAATTTGAGTAGAACAATTACATTTTGTCCTGAATTAATACCTGATTCATTTTTAAGGGGATACCATCCAACTAGAACGAATATCGATGCTGCTAGAATTAGGATTACTGCTAAACTTTTATTGGTTTTCATATCAGAAATATTTTTAGAAGTTAAAATTGTTACTTGGTTTTCTGCCGTAACTTAAAGATAGTGAATTCCAATGAATTCCGATGAGGAGTTTAGCCGTAAGCAGTTTTACACTTCTTAAGTTTACAATCTTTTAACTTTGATGTTTTAATCAGAAAGAACAAAAGAGAGAAATAAGGTTATATTATAGAGTGAAGCAAAGACTTCGACAACATTGATAATCCTCTCTCTTTTCCTACTATTATTTCGTTCAGTTCTGTGAGTATAAAACTCGATTTAAAGTTGTTGAGGCAGCACTAGTTTACTCTTTCCAAATTCAGTTCTTATAAATAAATGTAAAGAAATATATGGAGTTGACATCAGTAAACCTATTTCAGGAAAGTTCAGTTTTTAAATTACAGCCAACGAATCTCAATATACGTTGGACAGGATTTCCAAGCTCCGACTTATCAAATCGATATCATTTTGAGTAAAAGTAACAAAGTATCATTTACCTACATCCCCGGCTTAGGTATTCTGTGTTTTTTTTCTTATAATTATTTTGCCCACTTTTGGCCTTCCTCGGTAAACCTCCATTGAAAGTATGAATCCAAAACTTTCATCGCGTTCTCATCCGGAACATTGGATGCATGAGGCTTTTCATTGAGATACATGAGTTGCTGATTTTCCATGGTAAACTCTGGCCAATCGGGCAATCCTTCAGCGTTTGGATGACCATATTTAGTGAAGTTGACCCAGTAACTACTCATGGTTTCAGAAAGGGCAATATCAGCCTCGGTGGTTTGGGGATTTCCCTTGTCTAGCGTCATGAAAACGTAAGGAATCTCACTGCCGTGCGGTGAACCAAATCCATGCATAGAAGAACCCTCAGGGTGGTCTGGATGCTGATCAAAATAATAAAGGAATACGTTTGAATTGCCTGTTTGAGCTTGAAGTCGGGCCCAAGTCCAGGAATGCCAACCAAAAGCAGCAGCACTGGTGAGATCACGAGCTGATTTAGGCACTGAATTTTCTCCTACAGGAAAGACCGAAAGTAACGTGTCTGCAAACGGACCATAGCGTTGTTGTACTCTGGCGATATGCTCTTCGGGGGTTTTAGCAGTAAGGAAGAATGCACACTCATCAGAATTATAACCAACAAGCACATCGACATCATTATACTTACCTTCCTTATACAACTGGAATTGGTTACCTGGTATAACATATCCATCTACGTTAGGCCATGCGCCGCCCATGCCAGGTTTTATTGGCAGCTCTTCCACTTTAAGCTTACGCAAATCTGTTATGGAGGACACGTTGGCTTCTATTAGAAAGTCTTTACCGTCTTCTTCAGCCTTTTGTAATGTCTTCATGTTTTCACCTGGATACGTGGTCTCTCTGGTTGGGCCAAAAGAACCTCCACTTTGAGAAATGGCACCACGGAACAAGCCTTTGGCCAATGGCGAAGCACACAACATGCTGACCGATATCCCTCCAGCAGATTCTCCGAAAATGGTAACCTTCTCCGGATCACCTCCAAAACCGGCAATGTTATCTTGTACCCATTGCAAACCTGCAATCTGGTCGAGCAGCCCATAATTACCAGAAACCTTTTGTGGGTTTTCGGCGCTCAACTTCGGGTGCGCCAGGAAGCCAAGT
This genomic stretch from Flavobacteriaceae bacterium GSB9 harbors:
- a CDS encoding antibiotic biosynthesis monooxygenase, with amino-acid sequence MGKKSKIIRTWKGWTTIENAPIYEDMLINEIFPSVKKKGVDGLEKVSISTRQIDAEMEFFLVLRFDSLESVKKFAGENYKKAYIPDNAKEVLKRYDKTAEHYKLKGELILKVTKE
- a CDS encoding aminotransferase class V-fold PLP-dependent enzyme, producing the protein MKENRINSIEINREEFRKIGHQLIDNISDFIYNIDKKPVTTNETPSQLQDILGSSPLPENGISSTELITRATDLLLNHSLLNGHPKFMGYITSSASPIGALGELLASTINPNVGAHILSPIATEIEKQTVQWLAEFIGLSSNYGGILVSGGNMANFTAFLAARTAKAPKSIKEDGLSDISKKLTVYCSKTTHTWIDKASILFGLGTKSVRWIKTDSSNRMNNKILEETIKKDIENGCQPIMVIGTAGDVSTGVVDNLEGISTICKAYDLWFHIDGAYGLPAAVIPKYKKDLFDGISEADSLALDPHKWLYSPLEAGCTLVKNPQHLIDTYSSHPEYYNFSKSKTEIAENFYEYGLQNSRGFRALKVWLTLQQVGRCGYEKLIHEDIELSKQLFQLADNHKELEAVSQNLSITTFRYIPPNCEEDNEYLNILNQQLVNQLQKEGEVFLSNAIVNKKYCLRACIVNFRTTQKDIEEIINIIIRVGRKIQLKLLNVKK
- a CDS encoding nuclear transport factor 2 family protein, whose translation is MKSKLTFTLFITLGLFFTSCNAQEDLINDEFPEAKQEVMETFGAIAQSIKDKDLDKLISFHAYGPKFTEFKNGEPRNGDKANEAHERNVFGSVSEVIKFDAKDLQIAVYGNVANVTFHSDFHLKFDEDLVIVNDQITLLFVKTNDGWKMVHEHHSPLKKVE
- a CDS encoding alpha/beta fold hydrolase — translated: MKPRTNYTKSGAFNIAYQVIGEGPVDIIYIPGWVSNIDMMWSEPRYAAFLTRLTFFSRLIIFDKRGTGLSDRSDECSTMEERMEDINAVMDATKSEKAFLFSHSEGGSVSLLFSLNYPGKTLGIIGFGIFAKRRYSEDYPWAPTDEEREVSNRLIENNWAHGKLDELRTLVPSLAHDNGFMHWLASYLRSGGSPKAALILHKQCTHIDVTNILDSIKAPTLLLFREGDIEILVEEGRYIAERIPNSKFVTFKGKDHLFWTGDTYPILAEIQEFVTGIRPNRTDFNRNNKENKKLGIDLETVMSENFLYNLKVEEFAKLCGRSLSTFKRDFKAVYDTTPSKWIKTKRLDYSKKLLIESSLNINQICYECGFVNSSHYNKSFKEQFDITPLQFRVKNRVL
- a CDS encoding antibiotic biosynthesis monooxygenase; its protein translation is MKTNKSLAVILILAASIFVLVGWYPLKNESGINSGQNVIVLLKFKAQPDKGGHAVSALINLFEKVKEEPNFISIKLHVDPTDNTNILLYEEWKDQDYYNTEHMNTAHLQEFMANSKNFIAGPPEITFWEVKNIVK
- a CDS encoding carboxylesterase family protein; this translates as MKTIRFFVSILCLGLMVSCVEQTLDTVEVTGGSVQGLKENGLSVFKGIPFAKPPVGDLRWKAPAPVEPWEGIKETKEFGPSPYQHGEPPAGKSEDCLYLNVWTPAQSPNEKLPVLVWIYGGGFSYGSAAEPVCTGEHLTQKGIIVVSIAYRVGKLGFLAHPKLSAENPQKVSGNYGLLDQIAGLQWVQDNIAGFGGDPEKVTIFGESAGGISVSMLCASPLAKGLFRGAISQSGGSFGPTRETTYPGENMKTLQKAEEDGKDFLIEANVSSITDLRKLKVEELPIKPGMGGAWPNVDGYVIPGNQFQLYKEGKYNDVDVLVGYNSDECAFFLTAKTPEEHIARVQQRYGPFADTLLSVFPVGENSVPKSARDLTSAAAFGWHSWTWARLQAQTGNSNVFLYYFDQHPDHPEGSSMHGFGSPHGSEIPYVFMTLDKGNPQTTEADIALSETMSSYWVNFTKYGHPNAEGLPDWPEFTMENQQLMYLNEKPHASNVPDENAMKVLDSYFQWRFTEEGQKWAK